The Coregonus clupeaformis isolate EN_2021a chromosome 6, ASM2061545v1, whole genome shotgun sequence genome has a segment encoding these proteins:
- the LOC121585726 gene encoding phospholipase A2 inhibitor 31 kDa subunit, which produces MKAVCFSLLLLLACSFGEGLKCNRCIGKGCRNTVETCRIDHDTCGTVIFKPPLPISYFKRCMKMSECRLLGSNKDIDAYCCTSNQCN; this is translated from the exons ATGAAAGCCGtatgtttttctctccttctcctgctGGCATGTAGCTTTG gagaggGCCTGAAATGCAACCGTTGTATTGGCAAAGGCTGCAGAAACACAGTGGAGACCTGCCGTATTGACCATGACACCTGTGGCACGGTCATATTCAAGCCCCCACTCC ctaTCTCATATTTCAAGAGATGCATGAAGATGTCAGAATGCAGGTTGCTGGGAAGCAACAAGGACATTGATGCCTATTGCTGCACCTCCAACCAATGCAACTGA